A genomic stretch from Falco naumanni isolate bFalNau1 chromosome 8, bFalNau1.pat, whole genome shotgun sequence includes:
- the IL17B gene encoding interleukin-17B — MADYERSIQDMVRQLRNSSEPGDTKCQVNLRLWRSNRRSLSPWTYSINHDATRIPADIPEARCLCTGCINPFTMQEDRTMASIPIYSRLPVRRLLCQAPGEAGHKPSGKKNCPKKYQMVMETIAVGCTCIF, encoded by the exons ATGGCAGACTATGAGCGCAGCATCCAGGACATGGTACGCCAGCTGAGGAACAGCTCTGAGCCAGGTGACACCAAGTGCCAGGTCAACTTGAGGCTTTGGAGGTCCAACCGGAGGAGCTTGTCCCCCTGGACCTACAG caTAAACCATGATGCAACACGGATCCCAGCAGATATCCCTGAAGCCCGATGCCTCTGCACTGGCTGCATCAACCCCTTTACGATGCAGGAGGACCGCACCATGGCCAGCATTCCCATCTACAGCCGGCTGCCTGTCCGCCGGCTGCTCTGCCAGGCGCCAGGTGAAGCGGGGCACAAGCCCTCCGGGAAGAAGAATTGTCCCAAGAAGTACCAGATGGTCATGGAGACCATTGCTGTGGGCTGCACCTGCATCTTCTAA
- the PCYOX1L gene encoding prenylcysteine oxidase-like produces the protein MQDFVKILGLKHRREVAGKSAIFSGEHFVLEETDWYLLNLFRLWWHYGISFLRLQMWVEEVMEKFMRIYKYQAHGYAFSSLEELLRSLGGDAFVNMTQRSVAESLLEVGVTQRFVDDVIAAVLRSSYGQSVLVPAFAGAMSLAGAQGSTWEVEGGNKLVCSGLLKLTKANVIPARVTGISLHSSEGRALYQVHYEGSEGQGSAFYDMVVVTTPLHPSRTNFTFENFEPPIPDFPGAFQPSVTSVVHGYLNSSYFGFPDPKLFPFASILTTDTPELFFNAMDNICPVNISAAFRRKQPQEAAVWRVLSQQPLDKQQLKTLFRSYYSVQVTEWQTYPRYDAAKSLPPIVLHENLFYLSGVEWVASSMEMIAVAAKNVALLAYNRWHQELEKIDQKDLMHKVKTEL, from the exons ATGCAGGACTTCGTCAAGATCCTGG GCCTCAAGCACCGGCGCGAGGTGGCGGGGAAGAGTGCCATATTCAGCGGGGAGCACTTTGTCCTGGAAGAGACCGACTGGTACCTGCTGAACCTCTTCCGGCTCTGGTGGCACTATGGCATCAGTTTCCTGCGCCTGCAGATGTGGGTGGAGGAGGTGATGGAGAAGTTCATGAG GATCTACAAGTACCAGGCACATGGCTACGCCTtctccagcctggaggagctgctgcgCTCCCTGGGAGGTGATGCCTTTGTCAACATGACGCAGCGTTCAGTGGCCGAGTCCTTGTTGGAGGTGGGTGTCACACAGCGCTTCGTGGACGACGTCATCGCGGCCGTCCTGCGCTCCAGCTACGGGCAGTCGGTGCTGGTGCCTGCCTTTGCAG gAGCCATGTCGCTGGCAGGCGCCCAGGGCAGCACCTGGGAGGTGGAAGGAGGCAACAAGCTGGTGTGTTCAGGTCTGCTGAAGCTGACCAAAGCCAACGTCATCCCAGCCAGGGTGACAGGCATCTCTCTGCATAGCTCAG AGGGGAGAGCCCTGTACCAGGTACACTATGAGGGCAGTGAAGGCCAGGGCTCAGCTTTCTACGACATGGTGGTTGTGACAactcccctgcaccccagcaggaCCAACTTCACCTTTGAGAACTTCGAGCCGCCCATCCCCGACTTCCCTGGAGCCTTCCAGCCTTCCGTCACCTCTGTGGTGCACGGCTACCTCAACTCCTCCTACTTTGGCTTCCCTGACCCCAAGCTCTTCCCCTTTGCCAGCATCCTCACCACTGACACCCCTGAGCTCTTCTTCAACGCCATGGACAACATCTGTCCTGTCAACATCTCTGCAGCTTTCCGTCGCAAGCAGCCCCAGGAGGCTGCGGTGTGGCgtgtcctctcccagcagccGCTGGataagcagcagctgaagaccCTCTTCAGGTCCTACTACTCAGTGCAGGTGACAGAGTGGCAAACGTATCCCCGCTATGATGCTGCCAAGTCCCTCCCACCCATCGTGCTCCATGAAAACCTTTTCTACCTCAGCGGCGTGGAGTGGGTGGCTAGCTCCATGGAGATGATAGCGGTGGCGGCCAAAAACGTGGCCCTGCTGGCTTACAACCGCTGGCATCAGGAGCTGGAGAAAATTGACCAGAAGGACTTGATGCACAAGGTGAAGACCGAGCTGTGA